From Drosophila yakuba strain Tai18E2 chromosome 2L, Prin_Dyak_Tai18E2_2.1, whole genome shotgun sequence, one genomic window encodes:
- the LOC6527984 gene encoding G-protein coupled receptor Mth isoform X1, with amino-acid sequence MIIGLSLVCLILSGISKVFAVQLCCAANSLLFKYRTSDNAEIFQCASADSNLSEFPNLSQVIGQLIDPKGLGLEKATNDSGHQFPSLSRCQNFTSLSISDLGEGTLNLRNNSCIGLLNRSLIVLSCEFEKNVPSQSVGFVNKCCPQGFIYVSENNTCKPGESDLFVYASIISSPIIFFDNTLNCSDNKALVEYTVSSGKVQFHNNSLIWRDGSQSLPSSKFCIEAIYDFDDADLDRRRVPEQKYLVRACQETKICQKIPCIRRCCAEGEMYAKGNFSTYCKNDGSDLKFEGFQNLNINANFSKPTDFGIVHGLQCPKFRLDPDNFPDDSHTINPSNGSLIIHNTFKTYTNTQYCLERVRPNQKLYTFLCFDNKVVTGDRIRFKMYPIGLLISCCFYALTLIVYISIAKLRNLPGKILICLVSSLFAAYLGIALGQLRPTSNDDICFLSGFFVYFCLMAAFSWMNITSFDIWKTFGSTKIKSCEKSDLRRQFIWYSCYGWGLPTLLTGITIAFTKSDILPDVVRPNFGHGRCWFTYDSFGSASLLFFSGPVGILFIINLVLFVLTMKYCNKVKNEIYKMQSLNSDKPVLKRRFFQDKTRFVMNTKLCFVMGITWLLEIVSILFYDHKKTFFWTISDSFNVLLGIFVFIIFVFKRRIYNEIMIKFGLQSSPSTASTRTRAGLTKSYAPTSTAMTTLRSSPGSCELSRQPSTKPENEVML; translated from the exons ATGATCATCGGACTAAGTTTAGTGTGCCTGATTTTAAGTGGCATTTCAAAAGTGTTCGCCGTTCAGTTGTGTTGCGCCGCGAATTCGTTACTATTCAAATACCGCACCTCGGACAATGCGGAAATATTCCAGTGTGCTTCCGCCGACAGCAACCTCAGTGAATTTCCGAATCTAAGCCAAGTGATAGGCCAATTGATAGACCCAAAAGGCCTTGGATTAGAAAAAGCTACCAATGACTCAGGCCACCAATTCCCCTCACTATCAAGGTGCCAGAACTTCACCAGCCTGAGTATAAGTGATTTAGGTGAAGGCACGTTGAATTTGCGAAATAACTCGTGCATCGGGCTATTAAACAGAAGTCTCATCGTTTTATCTTGTGAATTTGAAAAGAATGTGCCGTCTCAAAGTGTTGGATTTGTAAACAAGTGCTGCCCACAGGGATTTATTTACGTTTCCGAAAATAATACATGCAAACCGGGCGAAAgcgatttatttgtttatgccTCCATCATCAGCAGtccaattatattttttgataacaCCCTAAACTGTTCCGACAACAAAGCACTGGTGGAGTACACGGTGTCCTCCGGAAAAGTGCAATTCCATAATAATTCCCTGATTTGGAGAGATGGCTCCCAAAGTTTGCCGAGCTCCAAATTTTGCATCGAAGCTATTTATGACTTCGATGATGCGGATTTGGACAGGCGAAGAGTTCCGGAACAGAAATACCTGGTGCGTGCTTGTCAGGAAACGAAAATATGCCAAAAGATACCCTGTATTCGACGTTGTTGTGCCGAAGGTGAAATGTATGCCAAAGGAAATTTCAGTACCTATTGCAAAAACGATGGCAGCGATTTGAAGTTTGAGGGTTTTCAGAACCTGAATATCAACGCTAACTTCTCAAAGCCCACAG ATTTCGGAATTGTTCACGGCTTGCAGTGTCCAAAGTTTCGCTTGGATCCTGATAATTTTCCAGATGATTCGCACACGATCAATCCGTCCAATGGCTCACTTATTATTCATAACACTTTCAAAACGTATACAAATACTCAATACTGCTTGGAAAGGGTCAGGCCCAATCAAAAG CTTTATACATTTCTGTGCTTTGATAATAAGGTGGTAACTGGGGACAGGATTCGCTTTAAGATGTATCCGATTGGACTTCTCATATCCTGCTGCTTCTATGCCCTCACTCTGATTGTCTACATCTCAATTGCCAAATTGCGAAACCTTCCCGGGAAAATCCTCATTTGCCTCGTTAGCAGCTTGTTTGCGGCATATCTTGGAATCGCGCTGGGCCAATTGCGACCCACTTCAAATGACGACATCTGTTTTCTTTCTG GTTTTTTCGTGTACTTCTGTTTAATGGCTGCATTTTCTTGGATGAACATCACTTCCTTTGACATATGGAAAACGTTTGG ATCAACGAAGATTAAGAGCTGCGAAAAGAGCGACCTTAGAAGGCAGTTTATTTGGTATTCGTGTTATGGCTGGGGACTGCCAACATTGCTAACTGGTATAACTATAGCTTTTACGAAATCTGACATTTTACCGGATGTGGTTCGGCCAAACTTTGGACACGGTCGTTGCTGGTTTACAT ATGATTCTTTTGGATCAGCTAGCTTGTTGTTCTTTTCGGGACCTGTTGGCATactatttattataaatttggTTCTATTTGTGCTTACGATGAAGTATTGCaacaaagtgaaaaatgaaatatacaaGATGCAGAGCTTAAACAGCGATAAGCCAGTGCTGAAAAGGCGATTTTTTCAGGACAAGACCAGATTTGTTATGAACACAAAATTGTGTTTTGTGATGGGCATCACATGGCTGCTGGAAATAGTGAGCATTTTGTTTTACGATCACAAGAAAACTTTCTTCTGGACCATCAGCGATTCGTTCAATGTGTTACTTGGTATCTTTGTCTtcattatatttgtttttaagcGCAGAATTTATAACGAAATTATGATTAAGTTCG GCCTGCAATCGAGCCCGAGCACTGCATCCACTAGAACCCGCGCTGGCTTGACCAAATCGTATGCTCCAACTAGCACAGCGATGACCACGCTTCGATCTTCTCCAGGCAGCTGTGAGCTTAGCCGCCAACCGTCGACGAAACCAGAGAACGAAGTAATGCTTTAG
- the LOC6527984 gene encoding G-protein coupled receptor Mth2 isoform X3 gives MYPIGLLISCCFYALTLIVYISIAKLRNLPGKILICLVSSLFAAYLGIALGQLRPTSNDDICFLSGFFVYFCLMAAFSWMNITSFDIWKTFGSTKIKSCEKSDLRRQFIWYSCYGWGLPTLLTGITIAFTKSDILPDVVRPNFGHGRCWFTYDSFGSASLLFFSGPVGILFIINLVLFVLTMKYCNKVKNEIYKMQSLNSDKPVLKRRFFQDKTRFVMNTKLCFVMGITWLLEIVSILFYDHKKTFFWTISDSFNVLLGIFVFIIFVFKRRIYNEIMIKFGLQSSPSTASTRTRAGLTKSYAPTSTAMTTLRSSPGSCELSRQPSTKPENEVML, from the exons ATGTATCCGATTGGACTTCTCATATCCTGCTGCTTCTATGCCCTCACTCTGATTGTCTACATCTCAATTGCCAAATTGCGAAACCTTCCCGGGAAAATCCTCATTTGCCTCGTTAGCAGCTTGTTTGCGGCATATCTTGGAATCGCGCTGGGCCAATTGCGACCCACTTCAAATGACGACATCTGTTTTCTTTCTG GTTTTTTCGTGTACTTCTGTTTAATGGCTGCATTTTCTTGGATGAACATCACTTCCTTTGACATATGGAAAACGTTTGG ATCAACGAAGATTAAGAGCTGCGAAAAGAGCGACCTTAGAAGGCAGTTTATTTGGTATTCGTGTTATGGCTGGGGACTGCCAACATTGCTAACTGGTATAACTATAGCTTTTACGAAATCTGACATTTTACCGGATGTGGTTCGGCCAAACTTTGGACACGGTCGTTGCTGGTTTACAT ATGATTCTTTTGGATCAGCTAGCTTGTTGTTCTTTTCGGGACCTGTTGGCATactatttattataaatttggTTCTATTTGTGCTTACGATGAAGTATTGCaacaaagtgaaaaatgaaatatacaaGATGCAGAGCTTAAACAGCGATAAGCCAGTGCTGAAAAGGCGATTTTTTCAGGACAAGACCAGATTTGTTATGAACACAAAATTGTGTTTTGTGATGGGCATCACATGGCTGCTGGAAATAGTGAGCATTTTGTTTTACGATCACAAGAAAACTTTCTTCTGGACCATCAGCGATTCGTTCAATGTGTTACTTGGTATCTTTGTCTtcattatatttgtttttaagcGCAGAATTTATAACGAAATTATGATTAAGTTCG GCCTGCAATCGAGCCCGAGCACTGCATCCACTAGAACCCGCGCTGGCTTGACCAAATCGTATGCTCCAACTAGCACAGCGATGACCACGCTTCGATCTTCTCCAGGCAGCTGTGAGCTTAGCCGCCAACCGTCGACGAAACCAGAGAACGAAGTAATGCTTTAG
- the LOC6527985 gene encoding ATP-dependent RNA helicase me31b — MMTEKLNSGHTNLTSKGLINDLQIAGNTSDDMGWKSKLKLPPKDNRFKTTDVTDTRGNEFEEFCLKRELLMGIFEKGWERPSPIQEAAIPIALSGKDVLARAKNGTGKTGAYCIPVLEQIDPTKDYIQALVMVPTRELALQTSQICIELAKHLDIRVMVTTGGTILKDDILRIYQKVQLIIATPGRILDLMDKKVADMSHCRILVLDEADKLLSLDFQGMLDHVILKLPKDPQILLFSATFPLTVKNFMEKHLREPYEINLMEELTLKGVTQYYAFVQERQKVHCLNTLFSKLQINQSIIFCNSTQRVELLAKKITELGYCCYYIHAKMAQAHRNRVFHDFRQGLCRNLVCSDLFTRGIDVQAVNVVINFDFPRMAETYLHRIGRSGRFGHLGIAINLITYEDRFDLHRIEKELGTEIKPIPKVIDPALYVANVGASVGDTCNNSDLNNSANEEGNVSK, encoded by the exons ATGATGACTGAAAAGTTAAATTCTGGGCACACTAATTTAACAAGCAAGGG GCTTATAAATGATCTTCAAATTGCTGGAAACACAAGTGACGATATGGGCTGGAAATCAAAGCTGAAGCTGCCGCCAAAGGACAACCGATTCAAAACAACT GATGTGACCGATACGCGAGGCAATGAATTCGAGGAGTTTTGCCTTAAAAGAGAACTGCTTATGGGTATATTCGAGAAGGGATGGGAGCGCCCTTCGCCAATTCAGGAAGCAGCTATTCCTATAGCTTTAAGTGGAAAAGATGTGCTGGCTCGGGCCAAGAACGGCACAGGCAAGACAGGAGCCTACTGCATCCCAGTTTTAGAACAAATTGATCCAACCAAGGACTACATTCAGGCACTTGTGATGGTCCCCACCCGAGAGTTGGCGCTACAAACCTCACAGATATGTATTGAGCTGGCGAAACATCTTGATATCCGGGTTATGGTCACAACGGGCGGAACCATTCTGAAGGATGACATTCTTCGTATTTATCAAAAAG TACAATTAATTATTGCCACTCCCGGACGAATACTAGATCTGATGGACAAGAAAGTTGCCGATATGTCGCATTGCAGGATATTAGTTTTGGATGAGGCCGATAAACTATTGTCGCTTGATTTTCAAGGCATGCTGGATCATGTTATACTTAAGTTACCAAAGGATCCACAGATCTTGCTATTTTCCGCAACATTTCCACTAACAGTCAAGAATTTCATGGAGAAGCATTTACGCGAGCCTTACGAGATCAACCTGATGGAGGAGCTAACATTAAAGGGTGTCACTCAGTACTATGCATTCGTACAAGAGCGCCAGAAAGTACACTGCTTGAACACGCTGTTTTCCAAGCTGCAAATCAATCAGTCTATCATATTCTGCAATTCCACGCAACGTGTCGAGTTATTGGCTAAAAAGATCACAGAGCTTGGATATTGCTGTTACTATATTCACGCAAAGATGGCCCAAGCACACAGAAATCGAGTGTTCCACGATTTCCGCCAAGGACTCTGTCGTAATCTGGTGTGCTCCGACCTGTTCACCCGAGGTATCGACGTGCAGGCCGTGAATGTAGTAATCAATTTCGATTTCCCTCGAATGGCAGAGACATACTTGCATCGAATTGGTCGTTCAGGGCGTTTCGGTCATTTGG GTATTGCTATCAATCTGATAACCTACGAGGATCGGTTTGACCTGCATCGGATTGAAAAAGAACTTGGAACCGAAATAAAGCCTATTCCGAAGGTCATAGACCCCGCCCTTTATGTCGCAAACGTTGGCGCATCCGTTGGAGATACTTGCAACAACAGTGATCTGAATAATTCTGCGAACGAGGAGGGCAACGTTAGCAAATAA
- the LOC6527984 gene encoding uncharacterized protein LOC6527984 isoform X2: MIIGLSLVCLILSGISKVFAVQLCCAANSLLFKYRTSDNAEIFQCASADSNLSEFPNLSQVIGQLIDPKGLGLEKATNDSGHQFPSLSRCQNFTSLSISDLGEGTLNLRNNSCIGLLNRSLIVLSCEFEKNVPSQSVGFVNKCCPQGFIYVSENNTCKPGESDLFVYASIISSPIIFFDNTLNCSDNKALVEYTVSSGKVQFHNNSLIWRDGSQSLPSSKFCIEAIYDFDDADLDRRRVPEQKYLVRACQETKICQKIPCIRRCCAEGEMYAKGNFSTYCKNDGSDLKFEGFQNLNINANFSKPTDFGIVHGLQCPKFRLDPDNFPDDSHTINPSNGSLIIHNTFKTYTNTQYCLERVRPNQKSSFIHFCALIIRW, translated from the exons ATGATCATCGGACTAAGTTTAGTGTGCCTGATTTTAAGTGGCATTTCAAAAGTGTTCGCCGTTCAGTTGTGTTGCGCCGCGAATTCGTTACTATTCAAATACCGCACCTCGGACAATGCGGAAATATTCCAGTGTGCTTCCGCCGACAGCAACCTCAGTGAATTTCCGAATCTAAGCCAAGTGATAGGCCAATTGATAGACCCAAAAGGCCTTGGATTAGAAAAAGCTACCAATGACTCAGGCCACCAATTCCCCTCACTATCAAGGTGCCAGAACTTCACCAGCCTGAGTATAAGTGATTTAGGTGAAGGCACGTTGAATTTGCGAAATAACTCGTGCATCGGGCTATTAAACAGAAGTCTCATCGTTTTATCTTGTGAATTTGAAAAGAATGTGCCGTCTCAAAGTGTTGGATTTGTAAACAAGTGCTGCCCACAGGGATTTATTTACGTTTCCGAAAATAATACATGCAAACCGGGCGAAAgcgatttatttgtttatgccTCCATCATCAGCAGtccaattatattttttgataacaCCCTAAACTGTTCCGACAACAAAGCACTGGTGGAGTACACGGTGTCCTCCGGAAAAGTGCAATTCCATAATAATTCCCTGATTTGGAGAGATGGCTCCCAAAGTTTGCCGAGCTCCAAATTTTGCATCGAAGCTATTTATGACTTCGATGATGCGGATTTGGACAGGCGAAGAGTTCCGGAACAGAAATACCTGGTGCGTGCTTGTCAGGAAACGAAAATATGCCAAAAGATACCCTGTATTCGACGTTGTTGTGCCGAAGGTGAAATGTATGCCAAAGGAAATTTCAGTACCTATTGCAAAAACGATGGCAGCGATTTGAAGTTTGAGGGTTTTCAGAACCTGAATATCAACGCTAACTTCTCAAAGCCCACAG ATTTCGGAATTGTTCACGGCTTGCAGTGTCCAAAGTTTCGCTTGGATCCTGATAATTTTCCAGATGATTCGCACACGATCAATCCGTCCAATGGCTCACTTATTATTCATAACACTTTCAAAACGTATACAAATACTCAATACTGCTTGGAAAGGGTCAGGCCCAATCAAAAG AGCAGCTTTATACATTTCTGTGCTTTGATAATAAGGTGGTAA